In the Cetobacterium ceti genome, one interval contains:
- a CDS encoding VirB3 family type IV secretion system protein yields the protein MERELEELRSPIPRAFTKELNILGLPRSMGVLSCGTIAFSLFFLENYILTIFFIVVHIVLALIAKFTPKFDPKFIEILSNYCLKSYIDY from the coding sequence ATGGAGCGAGAATTAGAAGAATTAAGAAGTCCTATTCCACGAGCCTTTACAAAAGAATTAAATATTTTAGGACTGCCCCGTAGTATGGGAGTTTTAAGTTGTGGAACTATAGCATTTTCTTTATTTTTTCTTGAAAATTATATTTTAACAATTTTTTTTATAGTTGTTCATATAGTTTTAGCTTTGATAGCTAAATTTACTCCTAAATTTGATCCTAAATTCATAGAAATTTTATCAAATTATTGTTTAAAAAGCTATATTGACTACTAA
- a CDS encoding ATPase, T2SS/T4P/T4SS family, producing MSNSLFEAKIILEMSLNKLKILDFLNDDTITEIMINPDKKIFVKKIGKGKEFTNLYSDSNEVRNIINILASLQGVVINDKNPRISATLPLTNSRFEGLVPPVVENPSFTIRKKILKVLKLDDYVKQGTFTEREKELIKGYVKSKKNILIVGGTDTGKTTFANAIIDVMQNERLYFIEEIRELQSTNFDNTYVQVIDGIFSPKEALKSAMRWSPDRIIYGEIRGAEAFDLVNAFNSGHSGGLTTIHANDCYGGLSKLETYIMYEKENPLSGVIARTINVVITMKHEGNKRVLGEIAEVKGYKNGEYILDFKYKRGN from the coding sequence ATGAGTAATTCATTATTTGAAGCAAAAATAATACTTGAAATGAGTTTAAATAAATTAAAAATTCTTGATTTTTTAAATGATGATACTATTACTGAAATAATGATAAATCCTGATAAAAAAATCTTTGTGAAGAAAATAGGGAAAGGAAAAGAATTTACAAATTTATATTCAGACTCAAATGAAGTTAGAAATATTATAAATATCTTAGCTTCCCTTCAAGGAGTAGTTATAAATGATAAAAACCCTAGAATCTCAGCTACTTTACCTCTTACAAATAGTAGATTTGAAGGATTAGTTCCTCCAGTTGTTGAAAATCCTAGTTTTACTATAAGAAAGAAGATTTTAAAAGTATTAAAACTAGATGATTATGTTAAACAGGGAACTTTTACAGAAAGAGAAAAAGAACTAATTAAGGGATATGTAAAAAGTAAAAAAAACATATTAATAGTTGGTGGAACTGATACAGGAAAAACAACTTTTGCTAATGCAATCATAGATGTTATGCAAAATGAAAGACTTTATTTTATAGAAGAAATTAGAGAGCTTCAATCAACTAATTTTGATAATACATATGTTCAAGTAATTGACGGAATATTTAGTCCAAAGGAAGCACTAAAATCAGCTATGCGTTGGTCGCCCGATCGTATCATTTATGGAGAAATAAGAGGAGCAGAAGCTTTTGACCTTGTAAATGCTTTTAATAGTGGACATAGTGGAGGACTTACAACAATTCACGCAAATGATTGTTATGGTGGTTTGTCAAAGCTAGAAACTTATATTATGTATGAAAAAGAGAATCCATTATCAGGAGTTATAGCAAGAACAATAAATGTAGTAATAACAATGAAACATGAAGGAAATAAAAGAGTTTTAGGAGAAATTGCAGAGGTTAAAGGATATAAAAATGGAGAATATATATTAGATTTTAAATATAAAAGGGGGAACTAA
- a CDS encoding type IV secretory system conjugative DNA transfer family protein, producing MNFYRVRRYLIITIGYFFFLTWGTTQYIGYKLNYHKDLKNIIYSSKDFKIYKPINYFIWKKKYVKKIPRTLKEADNIFLAGSIFFLIGILLIFKKQVLDSHGTAKWATKDDLKTMNVYNDQGVVLGCDKQGTILRTNGVEHILLTAGTRQGKGINTAVPTCLDWQGSMIISDMKGELWGLTAGYRKQVLGQKVLMFNPVDDTGKGCGYNPLDFVRLMTDFERTDVETVVITIVDTDGKIASDHWVESACNFLVGVVLHVMYVTENPTLTDVMDFLTPVDISLMDQIADLLGKPREGEDEPRSSKFNHTNYVSNKDIFKEIYEKDVTFHPKVAEEFTAILNTPDKERGSIISTAKKKMRIFTDPLIKRNIKKSSFTIKEIMEKKVTLYLVIPPEGIDRCAPLLRILITQTVYGLTKPMKFDNKLVKWFLTLLEPLKKIKEKIDSEIFIKPQKNRILLLLDEFPSFGNLSYVERAMSYIAGFGIKVLLITQSLKQLEKIYGKANFFRANCSIQIYLTPNEIDDAEAISRALGTKTVRDEQKTRTGMFGMISTRSETFHGRPLKTAGEVMTLPYEEILLFVTGKNPVLGKKLFYYKRREYKSKLYPTPEKSDVLTIEMEELANEEK from the coding sequence ATGAATTTTTATAGAGTAAGGAGATATTTAATTATTACTATTGGTTATTTTTTCTTTTTAACATGGGGAACTACTCAATATATTGGATATAAACTAAATTATCATAAAGATCTTAAAAACATTATATATTCTTCTAAAGATTTTAAAATATATAAGCCTATTAATTATTTTATTTGGAAGAAAAAATATGTAAAAAAAATTCCTAGGACATTAAAAGAAGCTGACAATATATTTTTAGCAGGGAGTATATTTTTTCTAATAGGAATCCTTTTAATCTTTAAAAAGCAAGTATTAGATAGTCATGGAACTGCTAAATGGGCTACAAAAGATGACTTAAAAACTATGAATGTTTATAACGATCAAGGAGTAGTTTTAGGTTGTGATAAACAAGGGACTATTCTAAGAACAAATGGAGTTGAACATATCTTATTAACTGCGGGAACAAGACAAGGGAAAGGGATAAATACTGCTGTTCCAACTTGCCTTGATTGGCAAGGAAGTATGATAATTTCCGATATGAAAGGGGAATTATGGGGACTAACCGCAGGATATAGAAAGCAGGTTTTAGGTCAAAAAGTTTTGATGTTTAATCCAGTTGATGATACAGGAAAAGGGTGTGGATATAATCCACTTGATTTTGTAAGGCTTATGACTGACTTTGAGCGAACAGATGTAGAAACTGTTGTTATAACAATAGTTGATACAGACGGAAAGATAGCTTCGGATCACTGGGTAGAATCAGCATGTAACTTTTTAGTTGGAGTAGTTTTACATGTAATGTATGTAACAGAAAATCCAACTTTAACTGATGTAATGGATTTTTTAACTCCTGTGGATATAAGCCTAATGGATCAAATTGCTGATCTATTAGGTAAACCAAGGGAAGGAGAAGATGAGCCAAGAAGTAGTAAATTTAATCATACAAATTATGTAAGTAATAAAGATATTTTTAAAGAAATTTATGAAAAAGATGTAACATTTCACCCTAAAGTAGCAGAAGAATTTACGGCAATTTTAAATACACCCGACAAAGAGCGTGGAAGTATTATTTCAACGGCTAAAAAGAAAATGAGAATATTTACCGATCCTTTGATAAAAAGAAATATTAAAAAATCTTCTTTTACTATAAAAGAAATTATGGAAAAAAAAGTTACTTTATATTTAGTTATTCCACCAGAAGGAATAGACAGATGTGCTCCATTATTAAGAATATTAATAACACAAACTGTATATGGACTAACAAAACCAATGAAATTTGATAATAAATTAGTAAAATGGTTTTTAACTTTATTAGAGCCATTAAAAAAGATAAAAGAAAAAATAGATAGCGAGATATTTATAAAACCTCAAAAAAATAGAATTTTACTTTTACTTGATGAATTTCCTTCATTTGGAAATTTATCATATGTAGAAAGAGCAATGAGTTATATAGCGGGATTTGGAATAAAAGTTTTACTTATAACACAATCTTTAAAGCAACTAGAAAAGATTTATGGAAAAGCTAATTTCTTCAGAGCGAATTGCAGTATTCAAATTTATTTAACTCCTAATGAAATTGATGACGCAGAAGCGATTTCAAGAGCACTTGGAACAAAAACAGTTAGAGATGAACAAAAAACTAGAACAGGAATGTTTGGAATGATTTCTACAAGATCAGAAACATTCCATGGAAGACCTTTAAAAACAGCAGGAGAAGTAATGACCTTACCATATGAAGAAATTCTTTTATTTGTAACTGGGAAAAATCCAGTTCTAGGAAAAAAACTTTTCTATTATAAAAGGAGAGAATATAAAAGTAAACTTTATCCGACACCTGAAAAATCAGATGTTTTAACAATAGAAATGGAGGAATTAGCCAATGAAGAAAAGTAG